One window of the Chitinispirillales bacterium genome contains the following:
- a CDS encoding glycosyltransferase family 4 protein gives MKILIINTLDIYGGAAIAAFRLHEALLQNGVDSTMLVREKKSDVNTIITLQNKNLREKIIGKLSKIIGITLEGLFLIKYRKTITKNFGSFSQQIVSNRNLVKTINAINPDIVHLHWICYGFLSIEDIAKIKSPIVWSLHDMWAFTGGCHVVAEQVPQHSDKGMSRCCYDIDKMCNKYVENCGNCGVLRSVKKKDLSFRILQRKKRVFARIKSMTIVGVSKWMTDCAKKSAVFSNRRVVCLPNPINTNVFKQMDKIQARKLWNLPIGKKLILFGAVSATSTPYKGYDLLIEALNKISSPDIEFVVFGSSEPKDSPKLPHKIYYLGHLNDAESLVALYSACDVMVHPSMREAFGQTASESLSCGTPVVAFGHSGLLDVIEHKENGYLAQPFDTSDLAKGIDWALNAENYDDLCKNAREKVLREFNYGVVAKKYIELYKEVLKE, from the coding sequence ATGAAAATACTCATAATTAACACATTAGACATTTACGGCGGAGCTGCAATAGCGGCGTTTCGTCTTCATGAAGCATTATTACAAAACGGCGTTGATTCGACAATGTTAGTCCGTGAAAAAAAAAGCGATGTAAATACGATTATTACTTTGCAGAACAAAAATTTGCGGGAAAAAATTATCGGTAAGTTAAGCAAAATTATAGGAATAACTTTAGAAGGATTGTTTCTTATTAAATACAGAAAAACTATTACGAAAAATTTTGGTTCGTTTTCGCAACAAATTGTCTCAAACAGAAATCTAGTTAAAACAATAAATGCTATAAACCCCGACATTGTTCATTTACATTGGATTTGCTACGGATTTTTATCAATAGAAGATATTGCGAAGATTAAATCGCCAATAGTTTGGTCTCTTCACGATATGTGGGCTTTTACCGGGGGATGTCACGTTGTTGCAGAACAAGTTCCGCAACATAGTGACAAAGGGATGTCACGTTGTTGCTACGACATAGACAAAATGTGCAATAAGTATGTTGAAAATTGCGGTAATTGCGGCGTGTTAAGAAGCGTTAAGAAAAAGGATTTAAGTTTCAGAATCTTGCAGAGAAAAAAGAGAGTTTTTGCAAGAATAAAATCAATGACAATAGTAGGAGTCAGCAAATGGATGACAGATTGTGCAAAAAAAAGTGCGGTGTTTTCAAATAGAAGAGTTGTTTGTTTGCCAAATCCTATAAACACAAACGTTTTTAAGCAGATGGATAAAATTCAAGCGCGAAAATTGTGGAATTTGCCGATAGGCAAAAAATTGATATTATTCGGAGCGGTTTCGGCAACTTCTACGCCGTATAAAGGTTATGATTTGTTGATAGAGGCGTTGAATAAAATTTCTTCACCCGATATTGAATTTGTTGTTTTCGGTTCAAGTGAGCCGAAAGATTCGCCAAAATTACCTCACAAAATTTATTATTTGGGACATCTTAACGATGCGGAAAGTTTAGTCGCTTTATATAGCGCTTGCGATGTAATGGTACATCCGAGTATGCGTGAAGCGTTTGGGCAGACAGCGTCGGAATCTTTGTCTTGCGGGACGCCTGTTGTCGCTTTTGGACATAGTGGGTTGTTAGATGTTATTGAGCATAAGGAAAACGGCTATTTGGCGCAGCCGTTTGACACATCCGATCTCGCAAAAGGTATTGATTGGGCGTTGAATGCTGAAAATTATGACGACCTTTGCAAAAACGCCCGCGAAAAAGTATTGCGTGAGTTTAACTACGGAGTTGTTGCAAAAAAATATATTGAGTTGTATAAAGAGGTGTTGAAAGAATAG
- a CDS encoding ATP-binding protein encodes MFENSQNLLNQIKLGEDATLEFKCLEFSGASVCAPHRNSMSDELAAMANTKGGVFIILIDDKTRRIIGIPTEKLDIAEEWLRNIANDLINPPLARLPVNVELVDGKRGFIMDKRGDGVPIIYSESVRVSGRKPIYELIDDTELKLTVFAGKPNV; translated from the coding sequence TTGTTTGAAAATTCTCAGAATCTTTTGAATCAAATAAAACTCGGAGAAGACGCTACTCTTGAATTTAAGTGTTTGGAATTTTCGGGCGCTTCGGTTTGTGCCCCGCATCGCAATTCAATGTCAGACGAATTAGCGGCGATGGCAAACACAAAAGGCGGCGTATTTATTATTCTTATAGACGATAAAACGCGCAGAATAATCGGCATCCCCACAGAAAAATTAGATATTGCCGAAGAGTGGCTGCGAAATATCGCAAACGATTTGATAAATCCTCCGCTTGCCCGTTTGCCTGTGAATGTCGAACTCGTTGACGGTAAAAGAGGTTTCATTATGGATAAACGAGGAGACGGCGTGCCGATAATATATTCCGAAAGCGTTCGTGTTTCCGGCAGAAAGCCGATATATGAATTGATTGACGATACCGAATTAAAACTTACTGTTTTTGCCGGAAAACCGAATGTATAG